One genomic segment of Canis lupus baileyi chromosome 9, mCanLup2.hap1, whole genome shotgun sequence includes these proteins:
- the LOC140639490 gene encoding uncharacterized protein, protein MGGGGGEETGRVKERHRQKHLQVNQTSGTGSSSPTPTPPHPSRAPARPSRGRCPAASSGGRGRARGAGKPRCWRDEVTLKLLGKNPKMICGFEGRENGVRAAAGTGGGAATCGGRSGQRQGARGDGCPARRPSGSAAAAAAAAPLGLTAGPEAQRSGGGDGGGGGLTTLPRGPVPSNRHRPRCGSAGGSSLTFPAGGASARCPGPGGGGGGGGGDVGRGGREGGRPDPQRQREKEGEGGGAAGAGAAAARAALWYPRWVPVNAPFSLLLSISPGG, encoded by the coding sequence atgggggggggggggggggaggagacgggcagagtgaaagagaggcaTCGTCAGAAGCATTTGCAGGTAAATCAGACAAGTGGGACGGGCTCTTCCTCTCCCACACCCACCCCACCGCACCCCTCGCGTGCCCCGGCCAGGCCTTCCCGAGGCCGGTGTCCTGCAGCCTCCTCGGGAGGACGGGGAAGAGCAAGGGGAGCGGGCAAGCCGAGATGCTGGAGGGACGAAGTTACCTTGAAGCTTCTGGGGAAGAATCCGAAGATGATCTGTGGTTTCGAGGGGCGGGAGAACGGCGTGAGGGCCGCGGCGGGGACAGGTGGCGGGGCCGCGACGTGCGGGGGGCGGTCCGGACAGCGGCAGGGAGCCCGGGGCGACGGCTGTCCGGCGCGGCGTCCCTCCGGttccgcggcggcggcggcggcggcggcgcctctAGGCCTCACGGCCGGACCTGAAGCTCAGCGCTccggcggcggcgacggcggcggcggcggcctcaCGACCCTCCCCCGCGGGCCAGTCCCATCAAATCGGCACCGACCCCGTTGCGGCTCCGCCGGTGGCTCCTCGCTCACATTCCCGGCGGGCGGCGCCTCTGCTCGTTGCCCCGgacccggcggcggcggcggcggcggcggcggcgacgtggggcgggggggaagggagggaggaagaccgGATCCGCAGCGGCAgcgggagaaggaaggagaaggaggaggagccgCTGGAGCTGGAGCCGCCGCTGCCAGAGCCGCCCTTTGGTACCCGCGGTGGGTCCCCGTCaatgcccctttctctctcctattgTCAATATCACCGGGCGGCTGA